The DNA region TGGAGAATGGGCACACCAGTAACTCCAGCCGCGCTGGGTCGAAGGCGTGGGGCGGTTCCCTTGTCCTCTCGCTCTGGTCTGGGGACGGCCGCGACACCGACGCGTGCACACACCTCTGGGCGACCGCTGGCGGCTGTGCGCGTGTGCCCCGCAGCGCTGAGGCGAGCCGGCTGCACACTCCGCTCGGCATGGCCTAGCAGCCCGCGACCGGGCCTCTGCGCGCCCGTGACCaccctgtaatagtctttaaacttttctgtgttttaaattattttgaaataggaAGTTTTAAAATAGCCAGGGAATAATGAATACAAAACTGAAAACAGTGGTAGCCTCTGGGAGTGATGGGAGAGGcctgagggtgggagagggatataTAGGTAGATGCAACAGTACTGATTGTGTTCTAGTTCCTAAATTATATGATGAGATTgtggacatttattttattatttaactttaacagttatatatacattatgtatttttgtacatgtaaaatattacactttaaaagataataaagggaaaaacaaaggaaaagacagTAAGGCATGAGTCAGAGGCTATCTGATGAGCTGTGTGTGCTTATGAGCTCTGTGCCCTTAACtatgtttcttttcctctctgaggttttcctcacctacaaaaaaagaataaaagatctACTGTGTAGTTTTGTTGTAAGGCACTTGGCAATAAGTGCTCACTGAGTGGCAGCTGCTGTTATTTTCTCTGACAGAGCAGAGGTAAAGGGAGTATACCTACAGCGGTGGGCTTGATAAAAGTGATAGAAGTTTGGAATAGTCTTTGGGGTCAGTTGGTAAGCAGGTTATCTAGGGAATAAAACTGAGCTAATGTTGGAAATCATTAAGTAGTTGTAGAGCCAATGAACTTTGTGTATTTTTCCCAAGCTGCACTCCATGGTCAGGAAGTAAGACttggaaaaaaaacagatatttatGCTGGAAGGTCTAAAGGAAGGTCAACAAAGAAGAAAGGCTGCGGAAAGTGAGGCGGATGTGACAGGTCAGAGCATCTTACCTAGGCAATAAGCTTTCTCTCatctaaaattttggaaaagGAGACACAATTTAGAAGAAGTGGAAGATAAAGAGTGAGCTGATAATTTACTAGATTAACTGGAGACTGTATGAAGCACACCTAGCAGAATAATGATTTTCCAGCCCAGAATAAGGACATCCATTCCTACCTTTTAtgtatcaaataaaaaataattctatcaTGATATATGTACACCTAGGTTGCACAAATTCCCTCATAGTTTACcaacattttatatatgaaagtcCTTAACaaattgcaacaacaacaacaacaaaaaaagcaagcaaatatgtattgagctgcCACTTCATTCAAAGATAGCTCTGCTGTAAGGGTTATAATTGAGGATCTAGTATTAGCCGGTCCGTGATtgattgaaattttaatttttcagtattAATTGCTTTCTGAGTATATACACAGCTAATTTCAGCCTATCGTCCATGAAATTAAACTCAGAAAGTATGAACAGTAGAGCAAATTTGATGATGCTTATACATTACTAACACTTAattcagtgaagaaaataaataatatcagtTTTCTGGCATCTCAAACCCCAAATGTTTTTCAATACAGATAGGATACAGAGACAATCTGTCACCCTAAGGTGCTAGAAATACTGCCAAAGAACCACTATATCAGCTGTTGGTGTATGGGAAATgcttttggtttcttcagtgtttatttcttaaatattaattatCTATACTATATATCAACTATTATCACCTTATTTTATATCAATATGGTATATATTCATTAACACATTATTATCcattatttattctttccttGCTTCCTGTACTAAATGCACAGACAATTCCAGAGATGAAGGCAGGTATATGTGGTATTAAATTagggattttaaaagaaattcattttaaaattttggagtTAACATGTATAAGAATTGGTAACCCAATCATTGTCTTGTTCTGACTTTGACAGTTTTGCATCAGCCACTGTATTCTCCAGAAATACAATTATATAGAGAAGTTATAATAACTAATCTAAATTTCCTGAGAAATGCAATTTTAGAGGAATTGAAGAATATGTGGAGGAATGATACTTGCAGAGACTTAGGAATGTTGTATTTGAGTCAATATAACTAACTAATCAGGAGGCaccaatgaaatgaaaagattttgaagagaaagataaaaagttACTTGTGACCAACTAAAAATCAAATTTTCAAAGGCAGCCCAAAGAATGATAATGCTACACTTATTTTAATTCCCATGTTTAAAAAACAGAGTAGGATGACTCAGTTCATGACATATTTCTGCCAAAactatgtttgaaaaataaatttcacaatgaatgaaataaaatactatacTACCACCACAGGATTTTAAATAGAAATAGGGATTTCTGATTCCATATGGTAAGTTGAATGGAGTATCACTCCCATTCTCTCCTGAATGCCTATTAAAATGACaatcataatatttaaaatatataagcctaaaagactaaaaaaacAGGGGAGAAGACACCAGGGGATAGGAGATAGCAACAGGTATTGGAGGATGGAAAGCTGATGAAATGGGAGAATAGAGGAAACTGAACATAATTTCTTCAGAACAAGGAGAAAGAACCAAGCTGCAAAGGCTTAAGAACTTGGTTTTACAGAAAGGAAGTATGAGGCACAGATCTGGAATTCAGAGAATCGTTTGAAAGTCTGCACAAGAGGCAGTTAGACCTCACAAAGCCTGGTGACTTCCTCTTACAAATCCTCAGACATGAGATTGATTCCTTGTAGAACATGAATCAAAAAGGTTCTGAGCTTCAAGAGAGAAAAGTTTCAGAAAAGCTTATGGGGAGCTGAGGGGCCGAAAATAGGTGGATTAAGTGGAAGTTTATATATTTATGGGAGAAACACACCTACACCCTTCACCAGCCCTCTTTCCCCATCCAGGTCCTCAAATACCTGTAGCCAGGCACAAGACTTGAGGGTCTTTCTGTGCAGAAACTGAGTGACCCCTGAGAACACTCCACAAATTCAAAGCCACTGTCAGGCATGCAAGTctcaaacaaacatacaaattataaaatacgGCTAGAAAGCAACCATTCAAGATTGGAGCAAAGGTttctagaaataaattaaaaatggaactcagATTATCTGACAAGTATTGGTCCATCTttagaaaatttatttagaaGACTTCCAAATGAATAATTGATACAACTATTGACtccaggggaaaagaaaagaagcataaTCATGGTACACTACTAGATTTAGCAGTGAAATATGGGTAGACAGTCAAAATaatgtaaatacattaaaaaatttagcCAAATCTGTGCTTTAATTATATTGGGAGGTCGGAGGGAAAGGAAGCAGCGTGATTGTATGAGAGAGAAATCTTCATTTATCAATGTGAAAAGTCAATAgatcatgtataaaatagatagaatAAGATATAGCAGCATAAATATGTAATTCTCATGTATAAAGATAAATATCACAAGACACAGGGAAAGGACTAGAAATAGGAGGTGAGACTGGCCACAGGGAGAGgtgggtcattttttaaaattataagtgtCTATTATATCTCATTTTTTACTTATACTAGTGAAAAGTAGCTTATACATGAGCTTATATTCTGtgtttttcaataatttttaaaacatgattgcATTTGATAAACAAACAAAGCCatgtattgttttaattttatttggagattgaaatgaagcaaactttgtAACTAAAAACAATTTAAAGCAATGAGACAAAATgctgttttgttttcaaactgaACATGCTCCTTCTTGCCCCTGCCACAGAATTGGATAAGAACATGCCTCCCCATCCTGGTAAAAAAAACAACTGTtcactttttctcatttcctggCTGAGGATCTTAAACTGTCTCCTTATTTCAATCAATCCAATTTAATGCATTCAATCTAAACTgttttctgcctggctttcaaagCCTGTCCTTCTCTCCCCCAGTCTTCTACCTATCTAAACTTATTTTCCATTACATCACAACAGACACCTTCTGTTCAAGTTATATGGATCTCTCAGAACCCTGTATACTCTGGGCCATGCCTGTTTTCATCTTTTGGGTCAAGCTATTACTTGAATACCTGGGCCCATTTCCTCTGTACCTGGCCAGGGTCTTCTTATGCTTCAAAGCCTGCTTCAGAATTAGCAAAGATATGTCTTATCATAATTCTGCTATTTTATCATCCTTGGAACTTTGGTTTTTTATCATTACAACTTGAAAATACTACTTATTGaaggaaaaaatttgaaaattttctttatgACCTTCTTAgataaaagggaaatttaaacAAATGAACATTTGTCTAAATTCAAGACAAATGTGCTGAATCTATTGGGTTGGCACCATACCAGTAATTTCCACAATGTGATGTGCCAGTAATTTTTTTCAGCATTGTAGCATTCCCTATTAAAGGACCATCTCTTTAAAGCACCTAGTCCCAACAACATTAACACACATATAATTTTTCAATGTCTATTTGAAGAGACAGATAGCAAATCAAGGCTAGATTGAGATACCAATAAATCtgataagaatttatttttatattgatcctATTATTTAAAGGttatcatttttattgtatttattgtagaaacaatataataataataacagaagacaaaaaaaggaaaaaaactatctCTTCTTCTACCACCCAAAGaaactgtttttactttttcatgtAACTCTTTCATTTCTCATCCCCATAAACAcataattttacatataaagtATTCTACTTTTTGCCTTAGTATTGTATTATAAACGTTTTCATGTTGTAAGACTTCCTTCATACTTATTTTAATAGTTATACAATAATCCATCTATGAATATCTATATAATAATGCATCTGTTGTAGTACCATAATTATTTGTTTCTCTATCATTAGTCATTTACAGTTCCTTCCAATTTTTTTAGTAGGCTGTGGGGAAATAGGGAATGAATTTGGGTAGTCTGAGTGATCTAGTTTGGCTGACTagatttttccttaataaaatagtCGATTTTTCTCTTCACTTTGTACCTGAGAAACTTAGTGCAAGGGTATTCATTTATAATTTGAAGTGACCTGTTTTTCATGATTTTCCAGTAGTGCTACTTCCTAtagaacaaatattttctcaaaattttgTGCTCTCCTGATAGCATATTTTTATCCACTAAATAAGCATTTTCTTGTGTATATTCTTGTGTGGGATAGTTCTTTTTAAAACCACTGTAATTATCCATCTACTTTTCTTACAAGTGGGAACATAATTTTTGTGGTTGTTTCACTTACTTTGGAAAGAATACAATGTTTTACTACAAAAGTACATCAAAAAGCCCTTTAATTCTGGTACTTCTTATCCTTCAGTCATAAAAACAGGCTAGGATTATGGAAGAAAAGAGATTAGAAGGCAGTGTTTATAATGGTAGGCAAAACTATACCCTAAACTAGCTACAAaaataagtctttttaaaaacatcacaCTCAGAACTATGATTTTAAACCCCTTAATTTAACTTTGCCTTGCCTTTGAAAGGGAAAACTCCTTAAACTTTAaatagcttttaaattttaactctaCTCTCTCATTGAATGTTTCAAGTCCCAAAGCCACTATTTGTTGGATGACAAATAACATTTGTAAGAGAGGCCCTCACTAACTATGCATGTATACTTGTCAGCTATCATTTCTAGAGCTAATTTCCATACCAGTGACCAGATGAACCCAGGGGgtgaaacaacagcaaagagaaAACTCTGTAACCTACAAAATCTTTCttacactgaatttttaaatgtactgaataaaagtgggaaggaggagaaggtaGAGAAACTATTTTCTCTTGGCTTAAAAAAGATTGGGCAAATGCCTACATTAAATCTCATAGGAAGCCTAAGTTATTAAAGATAAATGATTGAGAAATGAAAACCTGTAATCaggtaaatgttaaaataaatttccaaaaacTTTGACCTGCATAAGTGGTTCTCAGCCCCAGcacacattaaaatcacctggaaagcttttaaataatacaaaatgaGGTACTGAATTGCCCTGCTGTGAGGCCTGAGCATTGGCATATTTTAAATCACCAAGACGGTTTAATATGCAGGAGGACTGATAACACAGATCCACATATTACCAAATAaaatggcagatttttttttggtcttagttcccccaccagggccaaacctgtgccccctgcagtggaagcatggagtcttaaccattggaccaccagggaagtcccactgggGTAGATTTTTAACCAAAAGAACTTGTTGCTTTAGCATGAATAAACCCTCACCAAGGGCCTGCAACGGCCAGGCACCATGTTAGGCTCTGAGGATACAAGAGTCTTTGAAAATTAAAGACTTCATGATATATCTGCAgttcaaattctttaaaaagtattattttaaaaaatcgtccatcattttttcctgtaaaaagAATATACACCAACACATATTTCTGATGAAGTCCACTCTTTAAGCTTGATTTgaaaatgagggagggagggagacacaagagggaagagatatggggttatatgtatatgtataactgattcactttgttataaagcagaaactaacacaccactgtaaagcaattatactccaataaagatgtaaaaaaaccaaaaaacaaaaaaattaaaataaaaaaaaaattaaaaagaactataatttgaaaaataagaacataaatggcaaaaacaaaatatttactaatAAGAAATGAGGATTCATGGCTCTAGGATTCTGGTAAATACTAGAATCAGGATTTCAAAGTAGATGGCCAAAAGACTCTTTTTCATACTTATACACAGTCGGTTTTAATGAAAATTCTGAGAGTAACAATATCCATCACTTAACCATGAATAAGCCAAGAGACTTTTCACAACATGAAGGAGATAGAAATCACAAGCTCTgaactgcaaggaaaaaaaaaaaaacatttcaggcTAGTACTTTGTGATAGAGAGAGGAGGCTTACAGCCAGCAGGGTGGTAAGATGATTTGAATGACTACAGTTAAGGAAGTTGAAACACTCACAGCGTCCTCAGCCAGAAATTTAATATGGCTTTATTTCTCTTGATATGTAAATTCTAAGGAATCTTAATAGTCTATATTCAactgtgaaaacaaaaatgtactcCAAAGTTAAGTGAAATTATCTATAGGTtattaataaacaaattaaaaaccttAAGAATTAGAGTTCTCAATTGGATGGCTCTGGGGATTTGATCCATAAAGAGGCACTTTCACAAAAACTGAGTGCTTGACCTTAAAAGAGCATAAAAAATACCTTGGACACTATTTGAACACCCAAATAATAACTATTGGTGCTGGCATTATGACCAGCAGTAACATATATTGGTCTGATTCCAAAATTAGAGCTAATAATTATGTTTCATGAGGAAAATCTGGAGAGTACCTATGAcctattataagatattgataaaaatatttaaagttttcctTAGATTTAAAATGGATCTCTATTCAAAGGCCACCTATGAAAAAGCACTCTTTTTGAGAAGTGTGTAGCATTTGTTTTTAGTCTCCTTGTACTTGGTTTCCTGAGAACTGCAATGTTTTTTCAATTATGTGCTATCTGAAAAAGTTCTTATCATTTAATGTCTATGGAATAGTCCACTATTTCTATGTATAAGTTGTTACTACCGTCATCCCGcttcataataaaaatgatgatgaCTATGAGACAATTCATTGGGCCCTATTATATACCAGGTCCTTAATGTATACTAAGCATTcgtatatattatctcatttaatccacacaattaattcatttattcctattttaagaATGAGAGGACTGCAGCTAAACAAGGTTTaaaaatttgcccaaggtcacagaattaGGAAGTGGCAGTAATTAAACCAAAGttctttagttgtttttttttccagtttggaaaTCTAATACATTCTAATAATATATGTTCTCTGcacaaaaattctaaaatatagaaaagttgaaaagaaTAAAGGGTTTAGCCCTGAAAGATAACTGTTGCAGAATTTTCATTGTATttcctttccatctttttctGTACCTTGTAAACAAGTGCCTGTTATCTTTAGTACCAAGCTCAGCTAACCCCTCTATGCTTCCTTCTGTGTGTATTCAAAATCTGCCCTTTTAGAGATTCCCTGGTCATCTTCTGTCCCCCATACCTACACTCTGGTTAGAAGTACACaaaagagaattccctggtggtccagtgattaggactctgtgcttccactgcaggggaccagggttcgatccctggttggggacctaagatcccacaagtcgcgcagtgcagccaaaaaaagaaaaaagaaaagataagaaatacacacaaacacacaaggaGCTacacttcctttttccttcctaccTCTCGCATGGGTGTCATTCCCTCTGCCCTGTCTATCCCTTATCAAAAaactggcaaaagaaaaaagcaaaacccaGATGACCAGACAAACAAACAATTTCTTCAAAATACACCAAAGTAATATAATGAATCACTGGAAATGATGTCTCAGGTCTCAGAGTGTAGAGATAGATGTCATCAACCCAGGTCTCTGGGGAATGAACAGCATGCAAGATGGACtctttaaatgtccatcaacaggggaatgtataaagaagctgtggtacctatatatgcaatggaatattacccagccataaaaaggaacaaaattgggtcatttgtagagatgtggatagacctagagactgtcatacagagtgaagtaagtcagaaagagaaaaacaaatattgtatattaacacatgtatgtggaatctagaaaaatggcatagatgatcttatttgcaaagcagaaatagagacacagatgtagagaacaaatgtatggataccaagggggaagagggggtgatgaattgggggattgggattgacatatatacactatcgatactatatataaaatagataactaatgagaacctacagtATAgttcagggaactctactcactgctctgtggtgacctaagtgggaaggaaatccaaaaaagataggatatatgaatacatatagctgattcactttgctgtacaatagaaactaacacaacactgtaaagcaactatactccaataaaaattaagttttaaaaaagtttctAAGGAAAAAGTTTCAAAAGGAATCTAATGAAATATGCTTTAAtctctaatacacacacacacacacacacacacacaaccttatAACTGTCTCCCTAGTGACTGTAtgctttttttaaactatagttaatttacgatgttatattagtttcaggtatacaacatagtgattcactatTCTTATAGATTACACTCTatgtaaagttattataaaatattggctatattctctatGCTATCTAATATATCTttctatcttatttattttatacatagtagattGTACCTCGTAATCCCTTACTCTTAACTTgtccctcctcccatccctctccccactggtaaccactagtttgttccctaTATCAGTGAGTCTTTCTACTTTGTTATATTcatctttgttttggtttttaggttttacatctaagtgaaaacatacactatttgtctttctctgtctgacttatctcactaagCATATTaccctccagatccatccatgttgttgcaaagggcaaaattttattcttttttatagctgagtattattccattgtatatatatactacagtttctttatccattcatctgtgggtaGACACTTAGTTGCTTCCATagcttggctattttaaataatgctgctatgaacactgggatgcatttatccttttgaattagtgtttttggttttttcacatatatacccaggagtggaattgcgggtcatatggtagctctagttttagttttttgagggacttctatactgttttccacagtggctgcaccaattcacattcccaccaactgtgtccAAAgggtccctttcctccacatcctcaccaacatttgttatttgtggtctttttgatgatagtcattctgacacgtgtgaggtgatatctcattatggtttttgtTTACATTTCCCGAATAcaatgttgagcgtcttttcatgtgcctgttgggcacctctatgtcttccttggaacaatgtctattcagttcttctgaccattttttaatagGGTTGTTTCTTTAtgtgatattgagttgtatgagctgtttttatattttggatattaaccccttgttggtcatatcatttgcaaatattatctcccattcaataggctgtctttttgttttgttgatggtttcagGGACAAGGATTATAGCGTGTGTGATAGCCTGAAGTCAAACATTTCAAAATGTGAGCAAAGTATATATTTTGGAACAGAATTGAGCAATAAATACTGTAAATCTTTGAATGGGATTTGCAGCCAACCATTGTGTGTGTTTTCTAGAATCTATTTACCCTTTTTTGCTAATGCAACTCATTAGGAAAAGAtggggatgggacttccctggtggtccagtggttaagactccacgctcccaatgcagggggcccaggttcgatccctggtcagggaactaggtcccgcatgcatgccacaactaagagcccacatgccgcaactaaaagatcctgcatgctgcaactaaaagatccaacatgctgcaacgaagatccctcgtgccacaactaagacctaacacagccaaatacataattttttttttaaaaagaaaagattgggacttccctggttgcacagtggttaagaatccacctgccaatgcaggggatacgggttcaatccctagcgcaggaagatcccacgtgctgcggagcaactaagcccgtgtgccacaactactgagccagtgccctagagcccacgagccacaactactgagcctgtgtgcctagtgttccacaagaagagaagccaccacaatgagaagcccacgcaccacaacgaagagtagccccctctcaccacaactagagaaagcccgcacgcaacaacgaagaaccaatgcagccataaatcaataaataaatttataaaaaaaaaaagatggggaaaaTCAGGTCAAAATCAGGTCAAAATCAATGTCAAGGCTGtatatttactttaaataaatacaattttattgatttcatacAGTAACATATATGTAACTACCATAAGAGTCAtgccaaaatttttattttttatttttattttttgcggtactcaggcctcttactgttgtggcctctcctgttgcagagcacaggctccggacgcacaggctcagcggccatggctcccgggcccagccactcttcagcatgtgggatcttcccggaccggggcacgaacccgtatcccctgcatcggcaggcggactctccaccagtgcgccaccagggaagcccatgctaaaatttt from Mesoplodon densirostris isolate mMesDen1 chromosome 1, mMesDen1 primary haplotype, whole genome shotgun sequence includes:
- the LOC132483147 gene encoding protein preY, mitochondrial-like, with translation MPSGVCSRLASALRGTRAQPPAVAQRCVHASVSRPSPDQSERTREPPHAFDPARLELLVCPFSKKPLRYEASPNELINEELGIAYPIIDGIPNMIPQAARMTHQNKKQEEMEQH